The Deltaproteobacteria bacterium genome segment CGATCGGGGATGCCGTCGGTCATGCGCGGAAGCTCCTGGGGCGCGCGTCGCGAGCAGGGCGAAGGTAGCGCGGCCGGGCGTCCGGCCGCCTCGGGGGATCCGGCCGGTCCCGGACGCGGCGCGCCGTGGTATCGTCGCGCCGGGCGCGCCTCCCGCGCCCGACTCCAGTGCGCAGCGGGTCGCCCTCCCCCGGACCCGAGGCCAATGCCGTCCCTGGCCGCCCCGGCGCGCCGGGGCCCGGCGCGCGGCGAAGGGTCTCTTGGCGACGGTCTACAGCCACTCCCGCCTGTCGAGCTTCGAACACTGCCCGCGCCAGTTCCACTATCGCTACGTCGAGCGCCGGGCCGTCGACACCGAGGGCATCGAGGCCTTCGTCGGCAAGCGCGTGCACGCGGTGCTCGAGCGGCTGAACCAGTTCGTGGAGCGCGGGCTCGTGCCGCCGCTCGCGAAGGTGGTGGGCCGCTTCCGCGCCGAGTGGGAGGCGCACTTCGATCCCGCGCGGATCCGCATCGTGCGCAGCGAGAACCCGGCCGCGGCCTACCGCGAGAACGGCGAGCGCTGCCTCGCCAACCACTACCGCCGCCACTACCCCTTCGACCGCGACGAGACCCTCGGGATCGAGGCGCACCTCGCGTTTCCGCTCGACGAGGCGGGCAGCTACCGGATCCAGGGCTTCGTGGACCGCCTCGCGCGCGCGCCGGACGGCGCGATCGAGGTCCACGACTACAAGACCGGCCGCTGGGTTCCCTCCCAGGAGCAGCTCGACGCGGACCGCCAGCTCGCGCTCTACCAGCTCGGGGTCCAGGCGCGCTACGGAACCGACACTCCCGTGCGTCTGGTCTGGCACTACCTCCTGCGCGACCAGGTGCGCGTCTCCACCCGCACCCGCGAGCAGCTCGACGCCCTGCGCGCCCGCACCATCGAGCTGATCGATCGCATCGAGTCCGAGCAGGCCTTCGACCCCCGCCCCGGCAGCCTCTGCACCTGGTGCGAGCACAACGACGTCTGCCCCGCGATGGGAGCCCGCAAGGCCGCCGCCGCTCCCGCCGCCACCGCCGCTCCCGCCGCGCCCCGCCAGCTCCCCCTCCTCTGAGGACCGCGCGGATCGCGCGGGAGAGCGGGCGCGGCCGGGTCGGCTAGGCTGCCCGCATGGCGCTGCGCATCGAGCGGATCCCCACCCTGTCCGACAACTACAGCTATCTGCTGCTCTGCGAGGAGAGCGGCGAGGCGGCCGTGGTGGACGCGCCCGAGGCCGAGCCGGTCGTGAAGCGCGCCGACGCGCTCGGCGCGCGCGTGACCCGGATCCTCTCCACCCACCACCATCCCGACCACGCGATGGCGAACCCGGAGCTCGCGGAGCGCTGGAAGGTTCCGGTCTTCGGGCACGCGTCCGACGCGGGCCGCCTGGCCGGCTTCACGAACGGGCTCGAGGAGGGCGACACCGTCCCGGTCGGCCGGCACCACGCACGGGTGCTCTTCATCCCTGCCCACACGCGCGGCCACATCGCCTACGTCTTCGACCAGGCCCGGGCCGCCTTCACCGGCGACACGATGTTCGCGGGCGGCTGCGGCCGGCTCTTCGAGGGAACGCCCGAGATGATGTTCGCCTCGCTCCAGAAGCTCGGCGCCCTGCCCGACGACACGCGGATCTTCTGCGGCCACGAGTACACCGAGTCGAACCTGGTCTTCGCCGCGCACCTCGAGCCGGACAACGCGGCGGTGCGCGAGAAGCTCGCCCGCGTGCGCGCGCTGCGGGCGCGCCGGGCCGCCGACTGGCACGACGCCACGCCCGGCGAGATGACGATCCCGTCCACGATCGGCGAGGAGCGCGCGACGAACCCCTTCCTGCGTGCGGCCGACGCCGCCGAGCTCGGCCGCCGCCGCGCGCTCAAGGACTCGTTCCGGGGCTGAGATGGCGCGCCCCGTCCTGCTCGCCCCGGCCGGCGCCGCCTCCTCCACTCTCGAGCATCGCGTCGCGTTCTACGAGACCGACGCGATGGGCGTCGTCCACCACTCGAACTACGTGCGCTTCCTCGAGCTCGCACGCGTGGTCTGGATGGACGAGCACGACCGCCCCTACCGCGAGTACGCAGCCCAGGGCCTGCACTTCGCGACCACCGCCGTGGAGCTCCGCTACCACCGCAGCGCCGGCTTCGACGACCTGCTCGCCGTGACCACCTGGATGGAATGGCTCCGGCGCGCCTCGCTGCGGATGGCCTACGAGATCCGCCGCGCCGGCACGCTCGTCGCCAGCGGCGCCACCGAGCACGCGATGGTCGACCTCGAGGGCCGCCCGCGCGGCATCCCGCCGGAGCGGCGCGCGGTCCTGCTCACGCGGATCGGCGCCGCGCCCCGGAGCTGAGCCCCTACGGCCGGAGCGCCTTCGGGAGCACGCGGCGCAGCAGGCCTCGCACCTGGCCCTCGGCCCAGCCGCTCGCACGCTGGATCGCGTCGAGCGCGTCGCCCTGTCCGGACCAGTGCGAGCGCACGACGTCGGGATGGACGTAGTTGAGGACGCGCGAGAGCGTCGCCGCCACGATCAGCAGGTCGTCGAGCAGGCCGAGCGGCCCGAAGAGCGCCTCCGGGAGCAGGTCCACCGGCGAGAGCACGTAGCCGACCCCGAAGAGCGCGATCGCCTTGCCGCCGGGCGGAACGCGGGGATCGCGCAGCAGCCGGAAGAGCAGCACGGTGAGGTCCGGCAGCAGCAGCAGCACGTCGCGCACGCCCGAGCGGCCGCCCGGGTGCGGCGCCACCAGCGCCTCGCGCACGCGGTCGTAGAAGCGCCTCTCGCGCGGGTTCAGGTCGATCGTCACGTGGCGGTCGCTCATCCCGCGATGGCCTCCCCTCCGTCGACGCGGATCACGTTGCCGGTGACCCAGCCGCAGCCCGGCTCCGCCAGCGCCACCAGCGCGCCGGCCACGTCCTCGGGCTGCGTGAGGCGCCCGCGCGGGTTGCGCACGCGCGAGAGCTCGAGCATCCGCTCGGAGCCCGGGATCTTGCGCACGGCCGGGGTGTCGGTGACACCCGCCTGGATCGCGTTGGCACAGGCCTCGAAGGGTGCGAGCTCGATCGCGAGCTGGCGGACCGCCGCCTCGAGCGCAGCCTTGGCCACGCTGACCGGCCCGTAGCTCGGCCAGGCCCGGCTCGAGCCCTCGCTGGTCATCGCGAAGACGCGCGCGCCGCGCTCGAGCAGCTCCGCCCCGACGAGCGCCTGCGTCCAGTCGACGAGGCTCGTCGCCATCACCTCGAGCGTCATCGCCATCTGTTGCGCGCTCACCACGCCGGCGGCGTCCTTGGCGATCAGCGGACGCAGCGTCCCGAACGCGAGCGAGTGCAGCAGCACCCGCACGCCGGGCCCACCGCACCGCTCTTCCGCGAGCGCGCCGATCACCTCGGCGCGTCGCGCCGGGTCCGCGGCGTTCACGTTGAACCAGAGCGCGCGCCGGCCCGCGGCCTCGACGTCGGCCCGGACGGCCGCGGCGAGGGGCAGCGTCGCGCGCCGGTCGAGGTGCACGCCGGCGACGTCGAGCCCGGCACGCGCGAAGGCACGCGCCGCCGCGGCGCCGAAACCGCTCGACGCTCCGAGGATCAGGCACCAGCCCGGCGCGAGGCCCATCCGCTCTCCTCCGTCAGCCCGCTCGTGTCACGGCTGGAGCACGCCGGCGAGCGCGCGGCCCTCGGCGCCCGCGAGCGGGACCTCGAGCAACGCGGCGAGCGTCGGCGCGACGTCGATCTGCCGCAGCTCCGGCACCCGCACCGCCGGGCGCAGCCCGGCCCCCCACGCCACGAGCCCCGTCGCCATGCGTGGCTCGCCGGGAGCGTACCCTCCCGCCGCCCGCTGCGAAGCCGGGCCGAGCCGCGCGCCCTCGGCCCCGTCCTCGAACACCCAGCCGGGCGCCGCGTCGATCCCGAACCACGCCTGGGGATCCGCGCCGCGCGCCAGCATCTCCTGCGCCGAGACGACGTGGAAGGCGCCCGTCTGGCCGGCCGCCTCCTCGAGCGCGCGGCGCGCGAGGAGCGCGTCGTCCTCCTGCCGCGCGTAGACGAAGGCGCTGCCGCCGTTGCTGCGGGCGAGGGCATTCCAGCGCACGACGGAGCCCCCCTGCGTGGTGATCAGGCCCACCTCCGCGAGCACGGCGTTCGGGCGTACGGCGGTGTGGACGGGGAGCGTGCCGTGGTCGCCGGTCACGACGAGCGCGCTGCTCGCAAGCCGCCCGGCGCGGCCGAGGCAGTCGACCAGGCGGCCGAGCTCGGCGTCGGCTCCGGCCACCGCCGCCTCCGCCTCGCGCGAGCCCGGCGGCGCGGCGGCGCGTGCGATTCCGGCCTGTGCGAGCACGAGCCCGAGCAGCCGCGGCGGGCTCGCGCCGGTGAGGAGGGCGCAGGCCGCCCGCACGAGCGCGGCGTCGCGTGCTGCGCCCGGCTCCGCCGGCGCGTCCGGAAGCGACTGCGCCACCGGCGATCCGTCGGTCCCGGGCCAGTCGAAGGCCGCTGCGGCACCGCCCCCGCGCCCCACCGCCTGCCAGAGCGTCTCGCCCTCGATCGCGCTCGCCGGGAGCGGCCGCGGCGCGCCGACGCCGTTCGCCTCGAGCGGCCGCAGCGCGAAGGCGCCGTGCCGGGCCGGGCTGCGGCCGGTCGCGAGCGAGACGAGGGCGGGCAGCCCCGCCGGCGGGAACACCGGATGGAGCACCTCGACGGCAACGCCGCCCCCGGCGAGCGCGGCGAGCCGGGGCGCGAGGGCCGCAGCGGCCGGCGCCGGGAGGAAGTGCGCGGGCTCGAGCCCCGGGATCGCGACCAGGACGACGCGTTCGGGCCGGCGCGGCAGGCGGTCGGCGGCCGGCAACGCGGCCTCGTCACGCGGGGCTCCCGTGAATCCACCCGGGCCACCCGCGCAGCCCGAGGCGACGGCAAGCCCGACCAGCGCAGCGGTGCGCACCGCCGCCCCCCAGCGCCGGCGGATCATGCGAGCGCGCACCGGGACGTCAGGTGAAGACCCCCCTGCGCTCCGCGAGCCCGCGCGCGAAGAGCGCCTCGATCGCCTCGCGCACGCGCGCGACCTGCTCCTCGATCACCGCGTCCTCGTCGGTCGGCGAGCCCTGGAAGTGCATCGGCTCGCCGAAGTAGATCCGGTACTTGACCGGCAGGGGCAGGAGCCCGAGCGGGCCCAGCCACGGGAAGGTCGGGGTGATCGGGAAGGCGGGCATGCCGAGCGCCTGGCCGAGCCCGCGCAGATTCGCGAGCCCCGGCTGCTGCTCCTCGGAGCCGACCACCGCGATCGGCACGATCGGCACCTGGGCCGCGAGCGCGAGGCGCAGGAAGCCGGTGCCGAAGCGCTGGAGCCGGTAGCGGTCGCGGTAGAGCTTGTTCATGCCGCGCACGCCTTCCGGGAAGACCAGCACCGCCTCGCCGGCGTCGAGCATCTCGCGGCAGGTCTCGGGCGTGCCCGCCACCGCGCCGCCGCGCGCGGCGAGCTCGCTCACGAAGGGCAGCTGCGGCACCCAGTACTCGGCCATGCTGCGCAGGATGCGCGGCGGGTCGGCCTCGAGCAGCATCGCGGTCATGACCATCGCCGCGTCGAAGGGGAGCTGCCCGGCGTGGTTGGCGATCAGCAGCACGCCGCCCGGTGGAACCTGCTCGATGCCCGCGGTCTCCACCCGGAACCAGTAGCGGTAGAGCAGGAGCACGGGGAGGATCGACTGGCGCACGCTCTCCGGATGCAGGCCCCAGGGGTCGAAGCCGAACTCGTTGAGGCGGGTCGGGATCTTCCGGATGCGGTCGTCCACCTCGTGGAGGAGGTCGCGGGCGGCGAGCGGGAGCAGCGCGCCGCCGAGGTCGCCGAGCGCGCGCTGCCAGCCGGGTCGCGGGCTCATCGTCGCACCCTCAGCGCCGCACGCTGTGGAAGATCTCTTCGAGCCCGAACAGGGGCCGGAATCCGGTCGCGTCGGCGAAGCGCTTGCCCGACAGCGTCACCGGATACTTCACGTAGTCGATCGCTCCGGACGGATAGGGCACGACGCCCCACGCGAAGAGGCGGTCGAGGAGCGGGCGCAGGATCGGCTCGGGGATCGGCCAGGCGGTGCCGCCGCTCTCACGGATCGCCACCGACAGCGGCGTCGCACCCGGCCCCACGACGTTGAAGACGCCCTGCAGCCCGTGCTCGAGGGCGAGCGCGATCGCCTCCGAGACGTCCTCCTCGTGGATGAACTGGAGCATCGGGTCGAAGCCCATCACGGTCGGGACCCGGCGCTGGCGGAGGTACTCGCCGATCATCGAGTGGACGTAGTACCCGAGCACGTTGACCGGCCGGAGCACGGAGGTGCGGATGTGGGGGTACTTCCAGATGAAGGCGGAGGCGAGCGTGTCCACCTCGACGAGGTCGCGGATCTCGGGATAGGAGCGGCTCGCACCGAGCGGATGGTCCTCGTCCATGTAGAAGGGGTTCTCGGGGAAGGCGCCGTAGACGTAGCTGCTCGAGATGACGACGAGCTTCTGGACGCCGTAGCTCACGCAGTGGTCGAGGAGCTGCTTGGTGCCGCGGACGTTCACCTCGTGGCGGATCCGGTCCGGCAGCCGGAAGTGGCGGACGAAGCCCATGTGGACGAGGGCCGTCGGCTGCTCGGTGCGCAGCACGTCCTCGAACTTGCGCTTGCGCAGGTCCACCTCGTGGACCGTCACGCCCTTCGGGCGCCCCTCCCAGGGAACACGGTCGGCACCGGTCACCTCCCAGGTGTCGAGGAGCCGCCGGGCCAGCAGACGGCCCTGGCCGCCGGCAATGCCGGTGATGAGCACCTTCTCCATGGTGGCGGGTTTTCCATGGTAGCGACATTTCCATTGATTCTCCGGGTAGTTGCGAGCCGAGAGTATCGTCCGGACCGGGCCCGGGCCAGACCCATCTCGCGGCTCTCGTGGTATAACCCAACCCGAACGACCCCCCGGAGGGATGTGCTTTGGTGGCGCCGACGGCGCGCTTCGAGGAGATCCGGATCCCGCTCGAGGAGCCGCAGCACGAGCTTGCGGCGGTCTCGGGCGTGCTCGGCGTGCCCGAGTGGTGGCCGACGGGCGCGCGGATCGGCGTCGTGCTCGCGCACGGTGCGGGCCGCGACATGACCGACCCGCTCGTCGCGGGCCTCCATCGGGGGCTCACCGAGCGCAGGTCGCTCACGCTGCGCTTCAACTTCCCGTTCGCGGAAGCGAAGCGCCCTCGCCCCGACAGTCTGGGCGTGCTCGAGCGCACCTTCCGCCAGGCGGCGGCGCTGCTCGGCCGCGATCCCACGGCGGCGCCGGCGCATCTCTTCGTCGGCGGGATCGGGCTCGGCGCGCACGCGGCGGCGCAGGCGGCCGCGCGGCTGCGCGTGAACGGGGTCTTCCTGATCGGCTACCCGCTCCACAGCCGCGACCACCCGACCCGGAACGTGAAGGCCGACGCCCTCTACCGGCTCGTCTCCCCGCTCCTCTTCATCCAGGGCACGCGCGACCGCAACTGCGACCTCGACGCGCTGCGCGCCACCCTGACGAGGGTCGGCACGCTCAAGACCCTGCACGTGGTCGAGGAGGCCGACGGCGCCATGGCCGTGCCGAAGCGCTCGGGGCGGCCCGCCGAGGACGTGACGCGCGAGCTCCTCGACGCCCTCGACTCCTGGTTCCACCAGGTCGTCGAGGGCCCCTAGCGAGAACAGGAGCGCAGGTGAGCGAAGCCGGCGACGAGCTCTACTTCGTCCAGGCTCCCGTCGGGGAGATGGCGAACCTCGCCTACCTGATCGGCAGCCGCTCGACGCGGGAGGCGCTGCTGGTGGACCCCGCCTGGAGCGTGGACGCCCTGCTCGACCGCGCCGAGGCCGACGGGATGCGCGTGGTGGGCGCCCTGGCCACCCACTACCACCAGGACCACGTCGGGGGCTCCCTCTTCGGGATGTCGATCGAGGGCCTGGGCCGGCTGATGGCGCGCCGTCCCGTGCCGGTCCATGTGCAGGCGCACGAGGCCGAAGGCGTGCGGCGGGTGACGGGCGTCTCGGCTTCGGATCTCGTCGCACACGAGGGCGGCGACGTCCTCGAGCTCGGCCGCGTGCGGGTGCGGCTCCTCCACACGCCCGGGCACACCCCCGGCTCGCAGTGCTTCCTCGTCGAGAGCGGCGCGGGCCCCGGACGGCTCGTGTCCGGCGACACCCTGTTCCTGAACGCCTGCGGCCGCGTCGACCTGCCCGGCGGCGACCCCGAGGCGATGTTCCGCAGCCTCGACGGCGTGCTGAAGCGGCTTCCCGACGAGACGATCCTCTATCCCGGCCATCTCTACGCGCCCGAGCCGTCCGCGACGATGGGCGAGCAGAAGCGCACGAACCCCTACCTGCGCGCCGCGACCGTCGATCAGTTCCTGACCTTCGTCGGCTTCTAGCCGGCGGGCTTCGGTCGCCGCGGCTCGCTGCGCATCCGCCGACGCGCGTGTCAGTCTCCTCGAGCGGAGCAGCCAACTTCGCGATTTGCTGCGGCTTTTCGACTTGCGGTCAGCTTGCGGCCCCTACCTGCGTCCGTTAGCGTTCGCCGTCCTTTCCGTCCCGGAGCGCCCGCTCCGGCGCTCTCCCGCCCGCATCGGAGGCCCCCGGTCCATGAAGATCATGGTCTGCATCAAGCAGGTCCCGCACCAGGACGCGCGTCTCGACGTCCGCGGCGACGGCACCTGGATCCAGGACGAGAACATCAAGTTCGAGATCAACCCCTACGACCAGAACGCCCTCGAGGCGGCGCTCCAGCTCAAGGACGCGGGCGGCGGCGAGGTGGTGGTGGCCTCGATCGGGCCCGAGCGGGTCACGCAGTCGCTGCGCACCGCGCTCGGCATGGGTGCGGACCGCGCGATCCACGTGAAGGACGCGGCCGCCGACGGCTCGGACGCGCTCGGCGTCGCCAAGCTCCTGGCGGCGCTCGCCAAGGCCGAGAGCCCCGACCTGATCTTCACCGGCTTCATGTCCGACGACGGCAACATCGCCGCCGTCGGCCCGATGCTCGCGACCCTGCTCGGGATCCCGCACACGACCACCGCCGTGAGCCTGAAGAAGGAGAACGGCACGGTGCAGGTGGAGCGCGAGCTCGAGGGCGGCGCCCTCGAGGTGGTGGACCTGAAGACGCCCTGCCTCGTGACGACCCAGACCGGCATGAACCAGGTCCGCTACGCGTCGCTCAAGGGCATCATGGCCGCCAAGAAGAAGCCGATCGACGTCAAGACGGTTGCCGATCTCGGCCTCGCCGGGCAGGTGGGCGCCGGCGCGGCGAAGGTCCGGATCGAGAAGCTCTACACGCCGCCCAAGGGCCAGGGCGCCGAGATCGTGTCGGGCTCGGCGGACGAGGTGGCGGGCAAGCTGGTCGGCAAGATCAAGGAGCTGGGGCTCCTCTAAGCCTCGCCCCGAAGGAGACACGCGATGGGTTCGATCCTCCTGGTGGCGGAGATCCAGAAGGGCAAGCTGCGCGAGGCCAGCCTCGAGCTGGTCAGCGTGGCGCGCAAGATCGGCGAGGCGACCGGCCGCGAGGTCAAGAGCCTGGTCGTCGGCCAGGGCGTCTCGGGGATCGCCGAGGAGCTGGCCAAGAAGGGCGGCGGCGAGGTGTTCCTCGCCGACGACGCCGCGCTCGCCAACTACAGCGTCGACGCCTACCACGCAGCGGCCAAGGCGGCGATCGCAGCCGGCTCGCCCGAGATCGTGCTGCTCTCGAACACGCCCACGGGCTGGGACCTGGCGCCGCGGCTCGCGGCTGCGCTCGACGCGGCGTTCGTGTCGGACTGCTTCGACGTCGAGGTGGCGGGGGCCGAGCTGGTGTTCCTGCGCCGCTTCTTCAACGGCAAGCTCGACGCGCGGCTGCGCCCGGTGGGCCTGCCGATCGTCGCCACGATGCAGCCGGGCGCGACGGCGGCCTTCAGCGGCTCCGCCGACGGCAAGGTGACGGCGCTCGCGGTCTCCGTCGGCGAGGGTGGCACCCGCTTCGTCGAGACCAAGGTGGCCGAGGCCAAGGGCGTCGACCTCACCAAGGCCGAGGTCATCGTGTCGGGCGGCCGGTCGCTCGGGGGTCCCGAGAAGTTCCAGGAGGTGATCAAGCCCCTCGCCGACGCGCTCGGCGGCGCGATGGGCGCCTCGCGACCGGTGGTCGATGCCGGCTGGCTGCCGCACGAGTACCAGGTCGGCTCCTCCGGCCAGATCGTGGCGCCGAAGCTCTACATCGCCTGCGGCATCTCGGGCGCGATCCAGCACCTGGTCGGCATGAAGGGGTCGAACTTCGTCATCGCGATCAACAAGGATCCCGATGCTCCGATCTTCGAGGTCGCGAACCTCGGCGTCGTGGGCGACCTCTTCGAGGTGGTGCCGAAGCTCACGGAGGCGGTCAAGGCCGCCAAGGGCTGATCTTCTTTCGTTGACACCACGGACCCCAGGGAGTACCAAGGACGGGTCGGCGAACGCACGTCGTCCCCCCATGGCTGCTCCCGCTGCTCCTCCGTCTGCCGCTCCGCGGTCATCGCCGCCGACGCGAGAGAAGGGTGCAGGCCCGCGAGCTGGCGTCGCGGGCCTGGTGAAGGGCCGGGGGGTCCCATTCCGCGACGCATTGCGGTGCTCAACGAGAAGGGCGGCAGCGGCAAGACCACGCTCGCTGCCGGATTGGGCGCGCACCTGGCGCTGTGTGGCGGCCGGCGCGTGCTCGCGATCGACATGGACCCGCAGGGGCAGCTCGGCAAGGTGCTGGGCGTGGAGGTGCGGCAAGCCCGCCGCAGCGCGATCGAGCTGCTCGTGGACGCGGTGCTCGGCCCGCCCTCGGGCGCCGGGGAGGAGGCCGCCCCGGCGCGGGCGGCCGAGCTCCCGATCCTGCCGACACGGATCCCGCGGCTCGACGTCGTGGTGGCCCACAAGGCGCTCGGGCTCGCGCCCGCCCTCGGCGCCGGCGAGCCGGAGCCCACGGGGCGCCTGCGCCGGCGCCTCGACGCGGCCCGGGGCCTCGCCCCCTACGACTACGTCCTCGTCGACGGCCCCCCGAGCTTCGGCCTGCTCACCTTGAACGTGCTGCGCGCGGTGGACGAGGTGGTGGTGCCGGTTCCGCTCACCTTCCTCGCGCTCGACGGCTGCGCGGAGCTGGTGCGCACGATCGAGAGCGTGCGCACGCGCTACGACCATCCGGGGCTGCGCATCACGATGGTCGTACCGACCTTCCATCGCCGCACGCGCCTGGCTGCCGAGGTGCTGGCGGCGCTCGAGCAGCGATTTCCCAAGGAAATCGCACACACGGTCGTCGGCTGGCACGTCAAGATCGACGAAGCGCAGGCCCGCGGGCTCTCGGTGTTCGAGTACGCGCCGGGGGACCGGGGCGCGCGGGCGCTGGCGGCGCTCGCGCAGGAGCTCGAGGCGCGCACGCCGGCGGGAGCCACCTAGGCACGCGGAGTCGGGGGAGGATGAGCGCACCCACGAACGGGGACTCGCGGCGGCAGCCGCTCCGGCTCGGGGACCCGTTCGCGCCGGTGGTCGGGCCCGATCCGCTCGCGCCCTGGCTCGATGCGCTCGACCGGCGGGCGCCCGGCGCCGAGCTGCGGGCCGCGCTCGCCGTCGAGGTCGCGGCGCCCGAGCCGGAGCCGCCGGCCGCGCCGCCGCCGGCACCGGCACCTGCCCCGCGCCCGGCCGACCTCGAGCTCGACGAGGACTGGCAGCGGCTCGCGCGGCGCGTCGGCGAGGAGCCGGCGCGCCGGCTCGCGCTGGTGGCGTCGGGCGTCGAGGGCTGGGATCGCTTCGGCCTCTCGCCGGGCGCGCTCCGCCAGGCCTTCCCCTTCTTCCTCGGGCTCTACCGCTCGTGGTTCCGCGTGCGGAGCGAGGGACACGCGCACCTGCCGGCAGAGGGTCCCTTGGTGCTCGCCGCCAACCACGGCGGCCTGCTGCCCTTCGACGGGGCGATGGCGGTGATCGACCTGCTCCTCCATGGCGACCCGCCGCGCCTCGCGCGCGCGATCGTGGACCGCTGGGCCGGCTCGCTGCCCTGGGTGAACGTCTTCTTCGCACGCGTCGGACAGGTGGTCGGCACCCACGAGAACCTCGCGCGCCTGCTCGCCGACGGCGAGACGGTGCTGGTGTTCCCGGAAGGCATGGACGGGATCCGCAAGCCGATCACGCAGCGCCACCGCCTGCAGCGCTTCCACGCCGGCTTCGTCGAGCACGCCTTGCGCGCGCGGGCGCCGATCGTGCCGATGGCGATCGTCGGCAGCGACGACCAGGCCCCGGTCCTGTTCGACGTGAAGCCGCTGGCGCGCCTGCTCGGCCTGCCCGTCGCGCCGATCACGCCGACCTTCCCCTGGCTCGGCCCGCTCGGCCTGCTCCCCTACCCGGTGCGCTACCGGATCGCCTACGGCGAGCCGCTGCGCTTCCACGAGCGCTTCGCGCCCGGCGCCGCCGCGGATCCCGCCGTCGTGCGCGCCCTGGCAGGGCAGGTGCGGCGCGCCATCCAGCACCTGATCGACGCGCGCCGATGAAGGCGGTGGTCGTCACGCACGCGGATCTGCCGCTCGGGCGGCGGATCGTGAAGCTCCTCTGGCACGAGCCCGGGATCGGGCGCCTCGTCGCGATCGGCGAGGGACCGCCGCCGCGAGCCTTCGACGCGCTCCGGGCCGGTACCGAGCCGCGGCTCGTCTACGAGCAGCTCGACCACGCCCGACAGCGATCGATCGCGGACTGGTTCCATTCGCGGCGGCTGCGCGAGATCGCGCCGGAGGCGGTGGTGTACGTGCCCCACCACGGAGCGGCGCCGGAGGGTTTGCCGGTGGTGGCGCAGGTGCCCAAGCGCGTCGCGGAGGCGCGCCTCGTGCTCCACCACGCGCTCGAGCTGCGCAGCATCCGCACGCTCGTGGCGCTCGGCAGCGCCTTCGTCTACGAGCTGGCGCCCGGCAACGCGAACCAGCTCTGCGAGGACTCCCCCCTCCGGCTCGATCCTTCCGCGCCGCCCGCGCTGCGCGCCTGGATCGACAGCGACATGCTCTTCCAGGCGGAGATCGGCAGGGCGCATGGCGCCTGGCCCTCCGGTTCATCACCCTCCGGTTCATCGCCGTCCGGTTCATCGCCGTCCGCTTCCTCGGGCCGGGCGCGCCTGCGCGTCGTGCTGCTGCGCGTGCCGACGGTGGTGGCCTCGGGGGGCTACGTGTACCTGCACCCGCTCCTCGAGGGTGCCGCCGGGCCGCGGCCGCGGCCGGCGGGCTTCGACCCGCTGTGCCCGGTGATCGCCGACAAGGACGTGGCACGCGCCGTGGCGGCGGCCCTCGCGAGCGGGGCCTGCGGGGTGTTCCAGGTCGCGGGGCACGAACGCCTGCCGCTCTCGGTCCTGGGCCGCTGGACCGGCCGGCCCACGCTGCCGGTGCCGGGTCCGCTGCTCGGCCTGGCGGCACGCGGCGCGGCGTGGCTCGGCCTCGCCGAGGCGGCTCTCGACGCGCCGCTCGCGCGCCACGGGATGAGCCTCGACGTGCGCCGGGCCGAAACGGGGCTGGGCTTCCGGCCGCGCTATCGGATCGGCCTCGCCCGGGCGGGGGACGGCGCGCTGCGCCTCGAGGCGGTTCCGGCGCCGGCCTGAGGCGCAAGGCCCCGGTGGCCGCTATCCTGCGCCCCCTTTTCGCGAGCCACAGGCGAGCGAAGCGCACCAGCCCGGGAGCCCCACCGTGGAAGTCGACACCTCGCAGTTCCGCAACGGCCTCAAGTTCCTGCTCGACGGCCAGCCCTTCGTCATGACCTTCTTCCAGCACGTGAAGCCGGGCAAGGGCGGCGCCTTCGTGCGTACCAAGGTCAAGA includes the following:
- a CDS encoding lysophospholipid acyltransferase family protein; this translates as MSAPTNGDSRRQPLRLGDPFAPVVGPDPLAPWLDALDRRAPGAELRAALAVEVAAPEPEPPAAPPPAPAPAPRPADLELDEDWQRLARRVGEEPARRLALVASGVEGWDRFGLSPGALRQAFPFFLGLYRSWFRVRSEGHAHLPAEGPLVLAANHGGLLPFDGAMAVIDLLLHGDPPRLARAIVDRWAGSLPWVNVFFARVGQVVGTHENLARLLADGETVLVFPEGMDGIRKPITQRHRLQRFHAGFVEHALRARAPIVPMAIVGSDDQAPVLFDVKPLARLLGLPVAPITPTFPWLGPLGLLPYPVRYRIAYGEPLRFHERFAPGAAADPAVVRALAGQVRRAIQHLIDARR